The Verrucomicrobiota bacterium genomic interval CGATGACCATCACGAGCGCCTGCTCGCGGCGGTCCGTCACTTGCGCCTGCTGGGCCCGCAACAGACCCTCGAACGCGGCTACTCAATCACCCGGGATGACCAGGGACGCGTGATCCACAGCACTGCCCAAGTGCGGCCCGGAGCAACGATCCGCACCCAGGTCAGCGACGGCGAAATCATCTCCGCCGTTCCGGAAGCCCGTCTTCCCTAGCGGAGTTCAAGGCCGGCGGAACCCGCATCATGGGGTTCTGGCCAGGATCGTGACATCTTCCGCCGCCGTCTTTTCCGGTTCGGGGGCCGGGGGCGGCTCCGGCTGGCGGTACTCGTGCTTCTTGAAGCCTACGGTAGCCAGCGGCGGCAAGGTAATCACGATGGAATGGCTCTTTCCTTGCCACGCAATCGGTTCAGCGTGCATGCCGCCGTAGTTCCCGACATTGCTGCCGCCGTAGGTTTCCGCGTCCGTATTCAGGATTTCCTCGTACCAGCCCTCTCCGGGCACGCCGATCCGGTAATGGCGGCGCGGGACCGGGGTGGCGTTGACCGCAAAGATGAACGGTGCACCGTACCTGGCTTTCCGCATGAACGCCACAACGGAGTTCTCCCAGTCATGGAAATCGATCCACTCAAAGCCCTCGTACGTGTCGTCGAGTTCGAAAAACGCCGGCTCGGTTTTATAGAGGTGGTTGAGGTGCTGGATCAGCCGGACCAAACCCCGGTGCATCGGAGAATCCAGCAGGTGCCAGTCGAGGCTGCGATTATGGTTCCATTCCTGCCATTGGGCGAATTCCTGACCCATGAACAGGAGTTTCTTGCCGGGGTGCGCATACATCCAGGCATAGAACAGGCGCAGGTTGGCAAACTTCTGCCACCAGTCGCCGGGCATCTTGTTGATCATCGAACCCTTGCCGTGCACCACTTCATCATGGCTCAGCACCAGGATGAAGTGTTCATGGAACGCGTAGATGAGCGAGAAAGTGGCGTCGCCGTGGTGATACTTCCGGTGAACCGGTTCCCGGCTCATGTAGAGGAGGAAGTCGTGCATCCATCCCATGTTCCATTTGAAGCCAAAGCCGAGGCCTCCTAGGTAAGTCGGGCGCGAGACACCAGGCCACGCGGTGGATTCCTCCGCGATGGTCATGATGCCGGGATAACGCTCGTAGCAGACTTCATTGAAGCGCTTCATGAAGTGGATGGCTTCCAGGTTCTCCCGGCCGCCGAAGACGTTCGGTACCCATTGGCCTGGTTTCCGTGAGTAATCCAGGTAAAGCATCGAGGCCACCGCGTCGACGCGCAAACCGTCGATGTGGTACTCGTCGAGCCAATACAAGGCGTTTCCGATCAGGAAATTGCGGACTTCATTGCGCCCGTAGTTGAAGATGAGCGTGCCCCAGTCCATGTGTTCGCCCTGACGCGGGTCGGCGTGCTCGTAGAGGCGGGTACCATCGAACTGGGCCAGGCCGTGGATGTCCTTCGGGAAGTGGCCGGGAACCCAGTCAAGGATGACGCCGATATCCGCCTGGTGGCAGCGATCGACGAAATTACGGAAGTCGTCCGGGTTTCCAAAGCGGCTGGTGGGGGCGTAATACCCGGTAACCTGGTAACCCCAGGAGCCATCAAACGGGTGTTCCGCCACCGGCAGGAGTTCGATGTGCGTGTAGCCCAGGTCCTTGACGTAGGGTATGAGGCGATCGGCGAGTTCGTGGTAGCTGAGGTACCGGTTGTTTTCCTCCGGCACGCGTGCCCAGGAACTAAGGTGGACTTCGTAGACGCTGACCGGTTCCCGCTGCCATTGCTTGCGGTCGCGCGCTTCCATCCATGCCTGGTCGCTCCAGGTGTAACGGCCCAGGTCGAAGACAAGGGAGGCGGTCTGAAGCCCGTGCTGGCCGTAGAATGCGAACGGATCACTCTTCAGAACGTTGTGACCAAAGCAGTTACGCACCTCAAATTTGTAGTGGGCCTGCTCGCGGATGTCGGGAATAAAGATTTCCCAAATGCCGGCTTCGGGCCGCCGCCGCATCGGGTAGACGCGGCCATCCCACCCATTGAAATCGCCCACGACGCTCACCCGCTGGGCATTCGGCGCCCAGACGGCGAAGGTGGCTCCGGCGTGGCCGTTGATCGTGGTGAGGTGAGACCCTAATTTTTCATAAACATTGTAGTGGTTTCCCTCCTTGAAAAGGTGCATGTCCAGTTCACCCAGGATCGGCCCGAACGAATACGGGTCGGCGAGCTGCACGGCATCCCCGTTCCAGTTCGTCACCTCCAGCAGGTAATCGAATCGCGGCACGTCCTCGCCGATAGCCGCTTCAAAGAATCCTTCCTCGGCGACCCGGTTTGCGTCGAAGCGCCGCGATGTATCATTCCGATCAATCACGGTGAGGGTTTTGGCTTCGGGGCGAAATGCTCGTACAACGAGCTGATTTCCGGCTTGGTGAAGCCCGAGGATAGCGAATGGATCGTCGTGCTCGGCACGCAGGATTCGGTGGATATCGTGGGGGGCAATCGTCGGGGTCATGCTAATCTCCTCAACAAAGGTTCCATTTGCTCAAGGTAGAATTTTTGGGCCGAGTGTCCACGAATCAAGCACTTCCGGCTCAGGTACGTCGGGTCGTTCTCCAATGCGTGCATAATGGTCTCGGCGATCTTTCGGGGTGAACTGCGCAGATCAAACGTCACTGAATTGAACGGAACATGGGTGCGCAACGGTTCTATGGCCGAACAAAATATCGGTAAGCGAAACGCGGCCGCTTCAAGGGGCGGCAGCCCGAAACCCTCCTGGCGGGTCGGGTAAATGACGCCGTCAGCCATGAGGTACAAACTTCTGAGCTGGTTTGCGTCGACGAAAAAATGCTCGTTGACCCAGACCACGCCGGCGGCGACGTCCAGATCGTGCGCTCGCCGCTTGAGTTCGTCCAGGTAAGTCCGGTCACCCGGTCCGTGCGGATTGGCGGCGCCCGAGATAATAAGCGTGGCCGGGTACTCGAGGTCGCGGCAGGCTGCCAGCACGTCGATGGCAAGCTCGAGATTTTTCCGGCGCAAAATGCGGGTTGGGTAGAACAGCAGGGCCGCCTTGGGTTGCAGCGGGGCGAGCAGCGCGTAGGCCTCGTCGGTGATGCCAAGGGTCGACGCCAGATCGATCCCGTTAGGGATGACGGCTTCGACCCGCGTTCCCGTCATGGCCAGGAACTCCAGCGCGCGCGTTTCGGAAATCGCGACGTAATGGACGGGGGATTGGAAGCTGCGCAGGACGTCAAAGGCGGGGCTGCGGGGCACCTGGTAATCGGGGTTGACCGCGGCGAGGTCATGCGTCCAGGCGACCACGGGCAGTCCGGACCTGGCCAACCGGATCAGGGCATGGGTGGCGGCCAGATTGAATGGCATCGTAAGGAGGTTGTGCGCGATGGCGACGTCGACTCCGACGAGGTGCTGGCGCAAGGCCGTTTCAACCGCCTGCACCCGGTCCTGGACGAATTCCTCGGCGGTTTGGCCGGCCGCCGTTGCCCTGCCCGGTGGAGGCTCAAGCCGGGACGAGGGTGCGCTGCTTAGGTCCGGAACGATCCGTACCGGCACATGCCTTGCGAAGGGTTGTCCCTGGCCGCACAGGACCATGACCCGATGCCCGCCGGCCGCCAGCAAACGCGCTTGCTGGCTCAGCACGGTTTCGACCCCGCCGATCACCGGCGGGCAGGTGTAATGGAGGAGGGCAATGTTCATTCGTCGGCCCACGCGCCATTCTCCTTTAGCATGGACGGCGCGACGGCAAAAGGCGCCGTGGGCAAGCCGTTTCCCCCCCACGAACCTTGCCGGGCGGTTGCAGGTTTCGGCTTGCAACCTGGCGGAATGGTTCTACCCTTCGGATTCCACCGCGCCAGGGTAGCTCAGTGGTAGAGCAGGGGACTCATAAGCCCTTGGTCGGGAGTTCAAATCTCCCCCCTGGCACTTTACCAGCCAGATCGAGGCCGGCACGCGAACGTTGCTTGATCCGCAGCCCGATTCTCGTAGGATGAGAGATCTTGTATGGATTTGCTGCACCAACCCATGTTTTGGGCTTTCATCGGGGGATTTTTCCTCGGGTTGATAGGCGTTGTTTTCCTCGCCTTGCGTTTTGCCGACGCAAAAAAAGAAGTTCGGCGCTTGAAGCGGCACTTGTCCGACAAGCTCGAACTGGAATCCGAGGCGACGAACCGCCTCCGGATCGACTTGCAGGAGCTCAAACAGCAGAATGAGAATCTGCGGATAAAAATTGCCAATCTCAACCAGGTGTCGGACCGCCGGCTCCAGCGTGAATTGGAGATCTTTGCCCGCGCGGAGCGCTGGATGGTGTCGAGTTCACCCGGGTTTCCCGCTATCTGGGAGGAAGCCAAACGCAGCGCGATCAATGACCTGGAACAGGAAGAGCAGGGTCGCAGCCTCCCGCAGCGCGTGTTTAATGCGTTGCTTAATCGCTCAAGCGGCTCAAGCGGCTCCAATACTCCGGCCGTCCCGAGCCGTCCCCAGGCTGATAACCTTCGCGACGCGCACGGAACGTGAATTGGCTGGCCGGGGTTGACAGCCGGTGAGAACCGGTTAGCTTCCCCTCCCTTTGAGTTAAGCTTATGGCCAACACCAAATCCGCAGCGAAACGTGCTCGTCAAACCGAGCGCCGTACCCTGCAGAACAGAATCGTCATGACCGGCGTCCGTACCCAGCAGAGAAAGCTGGCGACAGCTCTTTCGGCCGGTGACCACGCCCAGGCGCAAGCGGCTCTGCAGATGTTGGCCTCCAAGCTCGACAAAGCGGCGAAACGGGGTGTGGTTCACCGCAACCTGGCGAGCCGCCGTAAGAGCCGCGCAAACAAGGCGGTTCTGAAACTGGTTGGCAAGGCCAAGGCGGCTGCGGCGACGGCAGCGGAAGCAGGCCAGGGTTCCGAAGCGGACCAGACACCGGCCTGATCGTCCAGGTACCCGCCTGGATGTGACCCAGGCGCCCGCCTGGATGGGATTAGATCAGGTTGCCCATAAGTTCCGGGCGGACGGCCAGCCGGCTGAAAGCTTGCCGGAGGGGGAGGGGCAGGTCCAGGAAGAGCACGACCATTTCGTACCAGGCTGGTTCGTCCAGACGCGGATCACAGCTGACGACGACTCCGGTTACTTCCTCGCAAAGACGCGGTTCACTTGCGCCGCGGCTTTCTATACAGAGCCGGACGGCGAGTTGCGTGCCGAGCGTGAATCGCCAGGGTGACCTGAACCGGAGCCCGGTTTCACTCAGAGCGAGCTGGCCGAAATGGCCCAGGAAAGAGTCGGCACCATAATCCAGATAAATTTCATAATCGGCCTTTGCGGCCGTGGAAGCAGAACAATTCATCCGCCGACCCAACCTCGTTCAAAGCTATTCCGGATTGCGCGACAGTCAAGATGGCTCCTCCATTTCAGCCTCAACCTCTTCCATAATTCGGCGGGCCAGCCGTCCGAGCAGGCAGGTGGTGAGGATGGTCAACACAAATCCCGCCCCCCACGCCAGGTAGTCATGAACGATAGGATGCCTGTTGCCGCGTGCCATCTCGATTCCAAACTGGCCCAGGGTGCCGATGAACGAGTAAAAGAAAAGCCCCGGCGTTTGTCCGACGGCGATCCAGAGCAGGCACTTTTTCAGGTCCACCCGGGTCAGGCCGTAGAGGTAATTTAGCAGACTCGACGGCGCCAGAGGATTTAATTGCGAAAGAACCACGATCTTCCAGCCGTGCCGGCTGATGGCGTGATCGAGCAGGTGCAATCGCCGGTTACTGCGCAACAGCTTTTCGATCCGCTGGCGGCCGAGGCTTCGGGCGATGATAAATGCGGCCGCCGCGCCGAGCAGATTGCCCCCCAACACGAGAATGAATCCCCACCAGAGTCCGAAGAAGAAACCGCCACCGATGCTGAGCACGCCGCCCGGCAGCAGCAGCAGATTGCAAATGGCGTACGCGAACGGGTAGACGAGCCCGCTCCAGAGGCCAAGGTGTTCAACGGTACTCCGGGCGTTCGCCAGCCATTCGAGCAGGGGGTAGCGCATCGAGAGGAAAAAGACCACCGCAAAGGCCAGCAGCAATCCGCCCAACTGGATGACCCAGGCCCAGGAGAACTTAGGATAGACCTCGGACGAACTGGGCGAGTTCAGCGGTGGTGTCATACGCTAGAAATGGAGTGATCAGGTAAACGCCCGGAAAGTATTCAAGCGCAGTCCGGGCGATCTCTTTGGCGATTTCTACCCCGAGTTTGCGCCCCTCCGGCCCCTGGACGCCCGCCATGCGCGCACGCACCCCGTCCGGGACGACGATGCCCGGCACCTCATGGTGTAAAAACTCCGCCTGCCGATGGTTAAGTAGGGGCCAGATTCCCGTCAGGATCGGTACCCCGAAACCTTTCGTGTGTTCATACATCGATTTCACGAGCGTGCAGTCGAAAACAGGCTGCGTCATAACGTAGCTGGCCCCTGCTTCCAACTTTCGCTCCAGGCGCTTGAGCTGAGCGTCAAGGTTCTTGGCGTTTGGATTAAAAGTGCAGCCGACGACGAAGTGGGTGGGGTACTTGATGGTTTTCCCGGCGAAATTGTACCCCTGGTTGAGGCCGCGGATGATCTGCATCAACTGGATGGAGTTGACATCATAAACCGACGTTGCGCCGGGTTGGTCACCGAACTTGGCCGGATCGCCCGTTAATGGGAGGACGTGCCGGATGCCGAGCGCGGCGATGCCCATCAGCTCGCTTTGCAGCCCGATAAGGTTCCGATCCCGGCAACTCAGGTGCAGCAGGGGCATGATGTTGTACTTCTGTTTGAGCACGGCGGCGATCGCCAGGTTGCTTACCCGCAGGATGGCGAGCGAATTGTCGGCCAGGGTGATCACGTCAACGCCGGCGTCGACCAGCATCTGGGCACCCTCGTAGTACCTTTCGAGATCCAACGTTTTCGGGGGATCGAGCTCGCAGACGACGACCCGATCGCCGCGCGCCATCAGGTCCAGGATGCTGGTTTCCGCGGGGCGCTTTTTGCGGGCGTCCTCCGGCGTTCGCAGGCTGGAAATCACCGGTTTGGAACGGACCGGCTTCAGATCCGCGATTGCGCGCGCCATCTCGCGGATGTGGGCGGGCCCGACGCCGCAACATCCGCCAACCAGGCGCGCACCGTGTGCCACAAACTCGCGGGCGGCGTTGCCGAAGTATTCGGGCGCAGGGTTATACAGAAACCGGCCATCCTGGTAACGGGGATAACCTGCATTCGGAAAGGCGCTGATGATAAAGTCGCCCGGGATGCGCTGCAGGATGCGGGTCATCGCGTGGGGACCGGTCACGCAGTTGACCCCGACGACGTTCGCGCCGGCACGGGTCAGATCCCGGAACGCCTGCACGATGGGCAGGCTCGAGGGCAGGCGCCCTTCTTCAGACCCGACGAGGGAGCAAATGGCGGGAATGGCAGGATCCAGCTTGCGCAGTTGTTGCAGGGCCAACCGGATTTCCTCGAAGTCAATGAACGTCTCGAAAAAGATGACGTCGATGCCGGCCTCCAGCAGGGCCGTAAGTTGTTCTGTAAATGCCTGGGCCGGGTCAATGTGCCCCGCGCTCGCCTCTTCGAGGGTGATGCCCAGCGGGCCGACGCTGGCCGCCACGTACACAGAATGGCCCGCAGCCACTTGGCGCGCCAATCGGACCGACGCCTGATTGAAGGCCCTCACCTGCTGTTCCAGGCCGTGGCGGTGAAGGCGGACGGCATTGGCGCCGAACGTGTTTGTTTCAATCAGGCGTGCACCTGCCGCCACATAGGCAGCGTGAACGTCGGATATAAGCTGGGTCTGGGTAACCGAAAGCTCTTCGAAACACGCGTCGATCGAGACACCCGCAGCCATGAGTTCCGTGCCCATGGCTCCGTCGCCGCAAATTACCGAGTCTCCCAATTCCGTCACTAGATCCATCGCCGAACGAGTGTACCCGACACATCGGGGGTAGCGTGCAAGTATCGGTACCGAACGCCATTTGTCATCACTTCTTTTTGCGTCCCGGGATCTGCGGAGCCGCCATTGCCGCCGTCACCTTCTCCGCCGGGGGTCGAGCGCGTCCCGCAAACCGTCTCCGAGAAAATTGAGCGCCAGGAGGGTTACGGCCATGG includes:
- the glgB gene encoding 1,4-alpha-glucan branching protein GlgB, which encodes MTPTIAPHDIHRILRAEHDDPFAILGLHQAGNQLVVRAFRPEAKTLTVIDRNDTSRRFDANRVAEEGFFEAAIGEDVPRFDYLLEVTNWNGDAVQLADPYSFGPILGELDMHLFKEGNHYNVYEKLGSHLTTINGHAGATFAVWAPNAQRVSVVGDFNGWDGRVYPMRRRPEAGIWEIFIPDIREQAHYKFEVRNCFGHNVLKSDPFAFYGQHGLQTASLVFDLGRYTWSDQAWMEARDRKQWQREPVSVYEVHLSSWARVPEENNRYLSYHELADRLIPYVKDLGYTHIELLPVAEHPFDGSWGYQVTGYYAPTSRFGNPDDFRNFVDRCHQADIGVILDWVPGHFPKDIHGLAQFDGTRLYEHADPRQGEHMDWGTLIFNYGRNEVRNFLIGNALYWLDEYHIDGLRVDAVASMLYLDYSRKPGQWVPNVFGGRENLEAIHFMKRFNEVCYERYPGIMTIAEESTAWPGVSRPTYLGGLGFGFKWNMGWMHDFLLYMSREPVHRKYHHGDATFSLIYAFHEHFILVLSHDEVVHGKGSMINKMPGDWWQKFANLRLFYAWMYAHPGKKLLFMGQEFAQWQEWNHNRSLDWHLLDSPMHRGLVRLIQHLNHLYKTEPAFFELDDTYEGFEWIDFHDWENSVVAFMRKARYGAPFIFAVNATPVPRRHYRIGVPGEGWYEEILNTDAETYGGSNVGNYGGMHAEPIAWQGKSHSIVITLPPLATVGFKKHEYRQPEPPPAPEPEKTAAEDVTILARTP
- a CDS encoding glycosyltransferase family 4 protein, producing MNIALLHYTCPPVIGGVETVLSQQARLLAAGGHRVMVLCGQGQPFARHVPVRIVPDLSSAPSSRLEPPPGRATAAGQTAEEFVQDRVQAVETALRQHLVGVDVAIAHNLLTMPFNLAATHALIRLARSGLPVVAWTHDLAAVNPDYQVPRSPAFDVLRSFQSPVHYVAISETRALEFLAMTGTRVEAVIPNGIDLASTLGITDEAYALLAPLQPKAALLFYPTRILRRKNLELAIDVLAACRDLEYPATLIISGAANPHGPGDRTYLDELKRRAHDLDVAAGVVWVNEHFFVDANQLRSLYLMADGVIYPTRQEGFGLPPLEAAAFRLPIFCSAIEPLRTHVPFNSVTFDLRSSPRKIAETIMHALENDPTYLSRKCLIRGHSAQKFYLEQMEPLLRRLA
- the rpsT gene encoding 30S ribosomal protein S20, coding for MANTKSAAKRARQTERRTLQNRIVMTGVRTQQRKLATALSAGDHAQAQAALQMLASKLDKAAKRGVVHRNLASRRKSRANKAVLKLVGKAKAAAATAAEAGQGSEADQTPA
- a CDS encoding PilZ domain-containing protein, which codes for MNCSASTAAKADYEIYLDYGADSFLGHFGQLALSETGLRFRSPWRFTLGTQLAVRLCIESRGASEPRLCEEVTGVVVSCDPRLDEPAWYEMVVLFLDLPLPLRQAFSRLAVRPELMGNLI
- a CDS encoding TVP38/TMEM64 family protein, which produces MTPPLNSPSSSEVYPKFSWAWVIQLGGLLLAFAVVFFLSMRYPLLEWLANARSTVEHLGLWSGLVYPFAYAICNLLLLPGGVLSIGGGFFFGLWWGFILVLGGNLLGAAAAFIIARSLGRQRIEKLLRSNRRLHLLDHAISRHGWKIVVLSQLNPLAPSSLLNYLYGLTRVDLKKCLLWIAVGQTPGLFFYSFIGTLGQFGIEMARGNRHPIVHDYLAWGAGFVLTILTTCLLGRLARRIMEEVEAEMEEPS
- a CDS encoding bifunctional homocysteine S-methyltransferase/methylenetetrahydrofolate reductase, which encodes MDLVTELGDSVICGDGAMGTELMAAGVSIDACFEELSVTQTQLISDVHAAYVAAGARLIETNTFGANAVRLHRHGLEQQVRAFNQASVRLARQVAAGHSVYVAASVGPLGITLEEASAGHIDPAQAFTEQLTALLEAGIDVIFFETFIDFEEIRLALQQLRKLDPAIPAICSLVGSEEGRLPSSLPIVQAFRDLTRAGANVVGVNCVTGPHAMTRILQRIPGDFIISAFPNAGYPRYQDGRFLYNPAPEYFGNAAREFVAHGARLVGGCCGVGPAHIREMARAIADLKPVRSKPVISSLRTPEDARKKRPAETSILDLMARGDRVVVCELDPPKTLDLERYYEGAQMLVDAGVDVITLADNSLAILRVSNLAIAAVLKQKYNIMPLLHLSCRDRNLIGLQSELMGIAALGIRHVLPLTGDPAKFGDQPGATSVYDVNSIQLMQIIRGLNQGYNFAGKTIKYPTHFVVGCTFNPNAKNLDAQLKRLERKLEAGASYVMTQPVFDCTLVKSMYEHTKGFGVPILTGIWPLLNHRQAEFLHHEVPGIVVPDGVRARMAGVQGPEGRKLGVEIAKEIARTALEYFPGVYLITPFLAYDTTAELAQFVRGLS